The Herminiimonas arsenitoxidans sequence TGGCAGGCAATGTCAGCAAAAGCTATTTGCCGCGCTTGGACTTTAGCTCGTATGGAACAGAAGATGCATCGGCAGTGGACTCTTATTATCAATTGAGTCTGGGCGCAGTCTGGAAACTAGGCTTGTTCGGCGCGCAAGAAGGTGCTGAGCGACAAGCTGGTGCCAGCGTAGAACGTGCTGCAGCGGCCGAGCAAGAAGCAAGAGTGGCATTGGTAGCTGAAGTCGTGCGCAATTATCTGGAACTACGTGCCGCACAACAACAAATCGCTACCGCAGAAGAACTGGTCACGTTAGACAAACGCACTCTGGAATTGACAGAAGTACGCATCACCAACCGCCTTGCCGGCCCCGAGCAACGCTTGCAGTTGCAAGCACGACTGGCGCGCACGCAAGCAGCACTCAGCCAGCCTAAACAGGCCGAAGCGCGCGCGTTATACGCATTGGCAGCATTGGTAGGACAAACCCAGCCGGACAGCAATTGGTCCCAGCCTCATCCATTACCGGCTTTACAGACAGTAGCCATTACACAAGTTCCAAGTGACCTGTTACGTAGTCGTCCCGACATGCGCATCGCTGAGGCAGAAGTATTGCAAGCGGTTGGCGAACTTGGCATTGCCAAATCCGCGCTGTATCCGCGTATCGCAATTGGTGCGTCCTATCTGTATTCCTACAATGTGACCCAGAACAGAAGAGTGACTGAGAGTGGCGTACCGACCATAGGACCGCTGATCGATCTCCCGTTATTTGACTGGGGACAACGTCAAACCATCGCAGCAGCACGCAAGCATGAAGTAGATGCGTCACTTGCAGGTTACCGACAAGTATTGCTGGACAGCGTTGCGCAGGTAGAAACCGGCATTGCATTGCTGACGCAAGCACAACAACGCGTGCAATATCTGCGCGATGCGCTTGCAGCAACGCAAACCATGGCAGATAAAGACCGCTCCTTGACGCGACTGGGATTATCCAGCGAATGGAACGGCCTCGAATACAAACAGAATGTGCTGCAGGCGAAGCAATCGCTGACTGCGGCTGAAACTGATTACGGCATTGCCTACGCCACCTTGTTCCGCGCTCTCGGTGGCGCGCCTATGCCACCAGCTGATAACGAGCCGCAATCATGATTCCACTGGCTCGCAAAACACTGCTGTACGAATGGTTCCGCTTCATGCCGGCCGTGATGGCCGTCGGCTTTGCCGGTGTTCTGCTCGCCGTACAGGCAGCGCTGGTGATGGGTATTTTCGGTAGCGCTGCGGTGTATGTCACCGCTTCTTCCGCTGATTTATGGGCTGGCTATCCAGGCACGCAAAGTGTCAATTTCGGCCGTCCGATAGGACAGGATGTAGAAATGCGCTTGCGTATGGATCCAGACGTGACCGCGGTAGAGCCATACATTTGGGTTGATGGCGACTGGCGCGGTAGTGCCGGTGCCAGCGGCGTCTCGGTTTATGTATCCGGTATAGACACACAGGGCAGCATGATGTTTTCGCGCATACTCTCGCCCGGTATGCGCCAGCTATTGCAAGAACCGGGCGCCGTCATCATCGATCGTGCCGAGCGTGATCAATTACGCGCTGGAGCTGATGACACTGCCTGGATCAATGGCCAGCGTGTCCATATTGTTGCAGCTCTCAATGGCTTGCGTGGCCTCGGTGGCGTCAACGTGATCACATCGTTGGATACCGCACGCATGCTGCAAACAGATGGCGCGCAAGGTCCTAGCTATTACGTCGCAAAGCTGCGCCGTGACGCGAAACCAGCAACGGTTGCAGCGCGCTTCGAACCTGATCCACGCTTTGGCCCGTTCTCGGTATGGACCGCACGCTCCTTTGCCAAACGTTCCCAACTGTACTGGCTGCTCGATACCGGTGCCGGTGTAGCAGTCCTGTTCATGGCCGCAATTGTGTTGCTGGTAGGTGCAGTCATCACCAGTCAGTCGCTACTCGGTGTGGTCGCATCTTCAGCACGTGAATACGCCATGCTGAATGCGCTCGGCGTCAGTCACCGTTCGCTCAGTCGTGTCGTCATCTCGCAATCCGGCTGGATAGGTGGAGCCGGATTGATCATCGCGACACTGGCTTCTGCTGCACTGCTGATGATCGCTGCCGCGTATGGCGTGCCCATCAACATGAGCATATCGGTCGCGCTCATTTGCATGGCCTTGGTTTTAATACTGGCGCTCGTTTCCGGCCTGTTTGCATTGCGCGGATTGATGCGTGCAGACCCTACCCTGTTGTTAAGGTAAATCATGCCGCTCGACATTAACAACTCTCCACCTAGTCTGGCCGCCGAGCGCGTCAGCAAGTCTTTTCTTTCCGGCTTGGTACGCATCCACGTTCTGCAACGGCTGTCCGTATCGATTTATCCAGGCGAGCTGACATTAATCTCCGGACCATCTGGTTGCGGCAAAAGCACTCTGCTATCGCTGCTCAGTGGACTGCAGGCACCAGATGAAGGCAGTGTGACAGCACTGGACGAAGAGCTGAGCAATATTAATCGGCATCAACTGGAACGCTTCCGTCTCAAGCACACAGGATTCGTGTTTCAAGGTTTCAATCTTTTCCCCGCTCTCACTGCTTGCGAACAGGTGCAATTGCCGCTTGGTTATATGGGCATGAACGACAACGACTCGCG is a genomic window containing:
- a CDS encoding efflux transporter outer membrane subunit; translated protein: MLVSGCAQVDMPKLPNLLPSHWTQTPAVSAPNKNIPPVDLTGWWKRFGDAELDALVERALSSNMSLLQAKLRLQAARALAGNVSKSYLPRLDFSSYGTEDASAVDSYYQLSLGAVWKLGLFGAQEGAERQAGASVERAAAAEQEARVALVAEVVRNYLELRAAQQQIATAEELVTLDKRTLELTEVRITNRLAGPEQRLQLQARLARTQAALSQPKQAEARALYALAALVGQTQPDSNWSQPHPLPALQTVAITQVPSDLLRSRPDMRIAEAEVLQAVGELGIAKSALYPRIAIGASYLYSYNVTQNRRVTESGVPTIGPLIDLPLFDWGQRQTIAAARKHEVDASLAGYRQVLLDSVAQVETGIALLTQAQQRVQYLRDALAATQTMADKDRSLTRLGLSSEWNGLEYKQNVLQAKQSLTAAETDYGIAYATLFRALGGAPMPPADNEPQS
- a CDS encoding ABC transporter permease, which produces MIPLARKTLLYEWFRFMPAVMAVGFAGVLLAVQAALVMGIFGSAAVYVTASSADLWAGYPGTQSVNFGRPIGQDVEMRLRMDPDVTAVEPYIWVDGDWRGSAGASGVSVYVSGIDTQGSMMFSRILSPGMRQLLQEPGAVIIDRAERDQLRAGADDTAWINGQRVHIVAALNGLRGLGGVNVITSLDTARMLQTDGAQGPSYYVAKLRRDAKPATVAARFEPDPRFGPFSVWTARSFAKRSQLYWLLDTGAGVAVLFMAAIVLLVGAVITSQSLLGVVASSAREYAMLNALGVSHRSLSRVVISQSGWIGGAGLIIATLASAALLMIAAAYGVPINMSISVALICMALVLILALVSGLFALRGLMRADPTLLLR
- a CDS encoding ABC transporter ATP-binding protein — its product is MPLDINNSPPSLAAERVSKSFLSGLVRIHVLQRLSVSIYPGELTLISGPSGCGKSTLLSLLSGLQAPDEGSVTALDEELSNINRHQLERFRLKHTGFVFQGFNLFPALTACEQVQLPLGYMGMNDNDSRKSAMAALEEVGMSHRADERPAKLSGGERQRVAIARAIAKQPQLLFADEPTSSLDADNGQNVIDILHRIAHTHQATVLCVSHDPRLIRHADRVLEMEDGVIRNDWRPERNRPTSLYKEGQQ